From the Polaribacter gangjinensis genome, the window ACAGGCCCTTCGGATTCCGCTGTTTTCACATATACAAAATCGTCAATGGGTTGTTCTTCATAGCAAACAACATCATTCGGGTATCTCTCACCATTGCTTTTTACGTGTTTTGGTTTAAAATCTCCGTAACTACCTGTAAATTGGTCTTTTCTAATACCTTTGTCGTATGCCTCTCCGTTCGTCATCTGAGGATTGTATGATGGTTGTTTTTTATAAAAAAGACAGATGTCCTCGTGTTTACGAAGTGGCTGTTTTTTTGCATTAAGGAAATTTGTTGATTTTGACTTAATCCAAACAATTTTGTATTTAAACAATTTTTCGTTGCTCATAATTAACTTAGCTGTAAAAAGTCCTTGTGAGGTCAAGGCTATTGCTCCATTATCTTTGATGATTCTCTCATAATGTTCCCACAGTTGGTCTAAATCAATCACGGAATCCCATTTGTTTTGTGTTGTTCCGTATGGTAAATCACAAAGAATCATATCTATTGACTTGCTTGGTATGTTTTTCATAACCTCTAAGCAGTCGCCTTGAATAACTTTGTTAATATATTGGTCTATTGATTTTGCCATTTTTTAAAATTTTAAATTTCCCTGTTTAAACTTAGACAACCTGTAATATTTTGCCTTTTCCTCTGCCAATGTCAACAATTCTGTTGAGTCTGGAACTCGGTAAATCATTTCAGCGATTTTTTCGCTGTAAAACTCCTTT encodes:
- a CDS encoding DNA-methyltransferase, which encodes MKNIPSKSIDMILCDLPYGTTQNKWDSVIDLDQLWEHYERIIKDNGAIALTSQGLFTAKLIMSNEKLFKYKIVWIKSKSTNFLNAKKQPLRKHEDICLFYKKQPSYNPQMTNGEAYDKGIRKDQFTGSYGDFKPKHVKSNGERYPNDVVCYEEQPIDDFVYVKTAESEGPVLHPTQKPIELGRYLIKTFTKPGDVVLDNACGSGSFLLSAILENRQFIGIEKNEDVLLHKVKPVDYIKICTDRIQETLKRKEIEESTLRLFNEPIAKYHTLNYKNGKAKASPAIY